A region from the Methanomassiliicoccales archaeon genome encodes:
- a CDS encoding RNA-binding protein, whose amino-acid sequence MATDMSEIRVRKRKRLREKELKALSDGLSSATGVEVLALKDTVDIAAGPDYELVFINNVIEGLIVEGKPFLTVRGLLKRNVLQRYVTVDMGAVPFVTNGADVMTPGIVEVDPQVKEGDMVWIRDVTHKRPLAVGRALVSAEVMAARSSGKAIKNLHFVGDKVWKYDER is encoded by the coding sequence ATGGCAACTGACATGAGCGAGATCAGGGTCAGGAAGCGCAAGCGTTTACGGGAGAAGGAATTGAAAGCCCTGTCGGATGGTCTGTCATCCGCCACCGGGGTAGAGGTGTTGGCTCTCAAGGACACCGTAGACATCGCAGCAGGACCGGATTACGAACTAGTGTTCATCAACAACGTCATCGAAGGCCTCATCGTAGAAGGGAAGCCCTTCCTAACGGTGCGCGGGCTTTTGAAGCGCAATGTGTTGCAACGCTATGTCACCGTGGACATGGGGGCGGTACCTTTCGTCACCAATGGTGCAGACGTCATGACCCCCGGCATAGTCGAGGTCGATCCCCAAGTAAAGGAAGGGGATATGGTCTGGATAAGGGATGTCACGCACAAACGGCCCTTGGCCGTGGGTAGGGCGCTGGTCTCCGCCGAGGTCATGGCCGCGAGGTCATCTGGGAAGGCCATCAAGAACCTCCATTTCGTGGGTGATAAGGTATGGAAGTACGACGAACGTTGA
- a CDS encoding oligosaccharide flippase family protein has protein sequence MARPTMILFIATFIGGAANYLYQILMGRALGTEDYSALTALLSIFYILSVPVQTIGTAIARYVSRFMAEGQEGQIAWLMNRAFWASLVLGGVMAIGLFLLSPQLVSFLSLSSWLPIFILMVGIVVTMVGPVGTGTLQGLQRFGALSAFNLVGPLGKLAFGIILVMAGMGVSGAFGGVMVGGLLAVILVFYALRKHIKIEKIAFPARPILVYLVPVTIGMLCFTVITNVDTFLARNFFSYYDASLYSAASMLGKISLWLPAAVSLVMFSKVSEAHSQGKRTIGIMRRSIMYVLLLGGITALGFFLFPELTLDLLYGAQYVPAAPALRILGVAMFFLCLAQLFLFYGLATDHYAYIIILSVFTGFQLLIMTMFHSDIIQFSMVILISAISICFISWAYMEVQLLRKDRGRDDEDREGVFTPPQL, from the coding sequence ATGGCCCGTCCGACCATGATATTGTTCATTGCCACGTTTATCGGGGGCGCGGCAAATTACCTGTATCAGATACTCATGGGTCGGGCGCTCGGGACCGAAGACTACTCGGCATTGACCGCCCTTCTGTCGATCTTCTACATTCTTTCGGTCCCTGTCCAGACCATAGGTACGGCCATCGCCCGTTATGTCTCACGATTCATGGCCGAAGGCCAGGAAGGACAGATAGCATGGCTCATGAACCGGGCGTTCTGGGCCTCGTTGGTGCTCGGAGGAGTGATGGCCATAGGGCTCTTTCTATTGTCGCCCCAACTGGTCTCCTTTTTGTCCCTTAGCTCGTGGCTTCCCATCTTCATCCTGATGGTAGGCATCGTGGTGACCATGGTGGGACCGGTAGGCACCGGCACCCTCCAGGGGCTGCAGCGCTTCGGGGCGCTCAGCGCATTCAACCTGGTGGGGCCGTTGGGAAAGCTGGCGTTCGGTATCATACTGGTCATGGCCGGCATGGGGGTCAGCGGGGCCTTCGGGGGGGTAATGGTGGGAGGACTGCTGGCCGTAATACTGGTCTTCTACGCGCTTAGGAAACACATCAAGATAGAGAAGATCGCCTTCCCCGCCCGCCCTATCTTGGTCTATTTGGTACCGGTGACCATAGGCATGCTTTGCTTTACGGTCATAACCAACGTGGACACGTTTCTGGCCCGTAACTTCTTCTCCTACTACGACGCATCGCTTTACTCGGCAGCCTCCATGCTAGGGAAAATATCCCTATGGCTACCAGCCGCCGTGAGCTTGGTCATGTTCTCCAAGGTGTCCGAGGCCCATTCCCAGGGGAAGCGGACCATCGGCATAATGAGGCGATCGATAATGTACGTCCTTCTGCTGGGCGGGATTACGGCCCTGGGGTTCTTCCTATTCCCGGAACTCACCTTGGACCTGTTGTATGGGGCACAGTACGTTCCAGCGGCTCCGGCGTTGCGCATCCTAGGCGTGGCCATGTTCTTCCTATGTCTGGCCCAGCTGTTCCTCTTTTATGGGCTGGCAACGGACCATTACGCCTACATTATCATTCTGAGCGTTTTCACCGGTTTCCAGCTGTTGATAATGACGATGTTCCACAGTGACATCATACAATTCTCGATGGTGATCCTGATCAGCGCCATCAGCATCTGTTTCATCAGCTGGGCCTACATGGAGGTCCAGCTTCTGAGGAAGGATCGAGGTCGGGACGATGAAGATCGTGAGGGGGTCTTCACACCGCCGCAGTTGTGA
- a CDS encoding UDP-glucose/GDP-mannose dehydrogenase family protein → MRVSVIGSGYVGLVSGVCFAELGHTVVCIDTIKEKVDSINAGVPLIFEEGLEELMRKHLDDESFRATRDLSAVIDSDVTFLCVGTPSREDGSIDLRYVLQAVEDLGTILRKKEGRHVLVVKSTVLPTTTNDKVIPLLVRASRKSIGDQLGVAMNPEFLKEGVAITDFLNPDRVVIGATDDRTFHEVASLYGRIKAPILRTDLSTAEMIKMASNAFLAARISLVNELGNLSKLLGMDFREVAKGVGLDPRIGPQFLRAGCGFGGSCFPKDIKSIRAHARELGVPTDMLDAVLSVNNRQPLRMVEILEREMDLEGKTVAVLGLAFKPGTDDIREASSLTVVKELLRKGVKVRAHDPRAIPNFRRLFPGITYCDSAEECLSEADAALILTEWKEYADRVLYGDMLVVDGRGITKTNNYQGICW, encoded by the coding sequence ATGAGAGTCTCCGTAATCGGGTCCGGGTATGTGGGGCTGGTCTCCGGTGTTTGCTTCGCTGAGCTTGGCCATACCGTGGTCTGCATCGACACCATAAAGGAGAAGGTGGACAGCATCAACGCTGGCGTCCCTCTGATATTTGAAGAGGGACTTGAAGAGCTGATGCGCAAGCATCTGGACGACGAAAGCTTCCGAGCCACCCGAGACCTATCCGCGGTAATCGACTCCGATGTGACGTTCCTCTGTGTCGGTACCCCTTCCCGGGAGGACGGTTCAATAGACCTGCGGTACGTGCTGCAGGCGGTGGAGGACCTGGGGACCATTTTACGGAAAAAAGAGGGAAGACACGTGCTGGTGGTCAAGAGCACGGTTCTGCCTACCACGACCAATGATAAGGTCATCCCACTGCTTGTCCGGGCATCAAGGAAGAGCATCGGAGACCAGCTGGGGGTGGCCATGAACCCGGAGTTCCTTAAGGAAGGTGTAGCGATCACTGACTTCCTGAACCCGGACCGTGTGGTCATCGGTGCCACTGACGATAGGACGTTCCATGAGGTGGCCTCGTTGTACGGGCGGATAAAGGCCCCGATCCTGCGGACGGACCTTTCAACGGCGGAGATGATCAAGATGGCTTCCAACGCATTCCTGGCAGCCAGGATCTCCCTGGTGAACGAGCTGGGCAATCTGAGCAAGCTCCTGGGGATGGATTTCAGAGAGGTGGCCAAAGGGGTCGGACTTGATCCACGTATTGGTCCGCAGTTCCTGCGGGCAGGTTGCGGCTTCGGAGGCTCCTGTTTTCCCAAGGACATCAAGTCGATAAGGGCCCATGCCAGAGAACTGGGGGTTCCCACCGACATGCTGGACGCGGTGCTTTCCGTTAACAATAGGCAACCACTGCGCATGGTCGAGATATTGGAAAGAGAGATGGACCTGGAGGGAAAGACCGTGGCCGTCCTGGGACTGGCCTTCAAGCCCGGCACCGACGACATCCGGGAGGCGAGCTCCCTGACGGTGGTGAAGGAACTGCTGAGGAAGGGTGTCAAGGTCCGAGCCCACGACCCTCGGGCCATCCCCAACTTCAGGCGTCTATTCCCGGGGATCACCTATTGCGATAGTGCCGAGGAATGTCTAAGTGAGGCGGACGCGGCGCTCATCCTCACCGAGTGGAAGGAGTACGCCGATCGGGTTCTTTACGGCGACATGCTCGTGGTTGACGGCCGGGGCATCACGAAGACTAATAACTATCAAGGGATATGCTGGTAG
- the galU gene encoding UTP--glucose-1-phosphate uridylyltransferase GalU: protein MKAVIPAAGWGVRFLPLTKEQPKEMLPVIDKPVIQYVVEEAVEAGIEDIIIVTGRHKRTIEDHFDHSFELEAILQNGNRREHLEKIKDLCNLANLHYIRQKEPKGLGDAVYQARHHVGNEPFAVMLGDTIHVSDVPVVKQLMDVHARTGKSVIAVERVPGEKVKDYGVLDAVKVEDRLYEINDLVEKPSPAEAPSDLCIAGTYVLTPGIFECIERTKPGHNGELQLTDALRLLREKEGMLAWEFSGKRYDIGDIPGWITSQFELALKHPQYGEQIKTFLRDLNKREPFL, encoded by the coding sequence ATGAAAGCAGTGATCCCTGCGGCCGGATGGGGCGTACGTTTTCTTCCTCTGACGAAGGAGCAGCCGAAGGAGATGCTCCCGGTCATCGACAAACCGGTCATACAGTACGTGGTGGAAGAGGCGGTCGAAGCCGGCATCGAGGACATCATCATCGTCACCGGTCGGCACAAACGGACCATAGAAGACCATTTCGATCATTCCTTCGAGCTGGAGGCCATTCTGCAGAACGGCAATCGCCGCGAGCATTTGGAGAAGATTAAGGACCTATGCAACCTGGCGAACCTCCATTACATACGTCAGAAGGAACCAAAGGGACTGGGGGATGCGGTCTACCAGGCCAGGCATCATGTGGGGAACGAACCTTTCGCCGTCATGCTCGGCGACACCATACACGTGTCCGACGTTCCAGTGGTCAAACAGTTGATGGATGTACACGCGCGCACCGGAAAATCGGTCATCGCGGTGGAAAGGGTCCCGGGAGAGAAGGTCAAGGACTATGGGGTGCTGGACGCCGTCAAGGTGGAGGACCGCTTGTACGAGATAAACGACCTGGTGGAAAAGCCATCGCCGGCCGAGGCGCCCTCGGACCTATGCATCGCCGGCACGTACGTGCTCACTCCAGGCATATTCGAGTGCATAGAGAGGACCAAACCTGGTCACAACGGTGAACTGCAGCTCACCGATGCCCTTAGATTATTGAGGGAGAAGGAGGGTATGCTGGCCTGGGAGTTCTCGGGCAAGCGATATGACATCGGTGACATTCCGGGATGGATCACCTCACAGTTCGAGCTGGCCCTTAAGCATCCTCAGTACGGAGAGCAGATAAAGACATTCCTGCGCGATCTAAACAAACGAGAGCCGTTCCTATGA
- a CDS encoding phosphate ABC transporter ATP-binding protein, whose amino-acid sequence MTENVWSGVTSCFELRKVSVTLNGNQVITRGDVEVRKGELLAVVGPSGAGKSTLLRCLNRLTEITTGEISFLGVPLHDIDPITLRRRVGMLFQLPVMFEGTVADNISYATTLGAPAKDVAEMLIKVGLDPSFANKNASTLSVGEQQRVCLARALVNSPEVLLMDEPTASLDPANTRLVEELMIRLKNEGITIVLVSHNMAQARRLGERVLLMKTGETIGTFPREEFFRDYGEEGNW is encoded by the coding sequence ATGACGGAGAACGTTTGGTCGGGCGTGACATCCTGCTTCGAGCTGCGGAAGGTCAGTGTGACCCTGAACGGCAACCAGGTCATTACCAGAGGGGACGTCGAGGTGAGGAAGGGAGAGCTGCTGGCAGTGGTCGGTCCCTCCGGCGCCGGTAAGTCCACTCTGCTTCGCTGCCTGAACCGCCTTACCGAGATCACCACCGGCGAGATCTCGTTCTTAGGCGTTCCTTTGCATGACATTGACCCCATCACCCTGAGGCGGCGAGTGGGCATGCTGTTCCAATTACCTGTGATGTTCGAAGGGACCGTGGCCGACAACATTAGCTACGCTACCACCCTGGGCGCTCCCGCGAAGGATGTGGCCGAAATGCTCATCAAGGTCGGGCTGGACCCTTCGTTCGCCAACAAGAACGCCTCCACGCTTTCGGTGGGGGAGCAGCAGAGAGTGTGCTTGGCCCGGGCCTTGGTGAACTCCCCGGAAGTGCTGCTGATGGACGAACCGACCGCCTCCCTGGACCCGGCCAACACCCGCTTGGTGGAAGAGCTTATGATCAGGTTGAAGAATGAAGGGATAACCATCGTTCTGGTGAGCCACAACATGGCCCAGGCCCGCCGCTTGGGAGAGAGGGTGCTGCTAATGAAGACGGGAGAGACCATTGGGACCTTCCCCCGGGAGGAGTTCTTCCGCGATTACGGTGAGGAGGGAAATTGGTGA
- the fetB gene encoding iron export ABC transporter permease subunit FetB has product MIWDWMVLIRVLSAVGLVTAVIVLTSRLKLGLVSEMAQAMIRALVQLTALALLLSFVFQMEDFAPLLLVLAVMLAFASLTSARRVRDLPNAFRVSLVSILASSVLTITVMVVIGTLPLRGEYLIPLGGMVIGNTMNINSLALDRLRGEVVNQTARVEAALALGARYDQAIAPMVRKGVRSSLIPTVDNMKTLGLVWIPGLMAGMVLAGADPMEAAVFQIVIFSMILASGAITAVLSTRLMSKELFTESHQLSYRG; this is encoded by the coding sequence GTGATCTGGGATTGGATGGTGCTGATAAGAGTGCTCTCGGCCGTGGGATTGGTCACAGCGGTCATAGTACTGACCTCCCGGCTCAAACTGGGTTTGGTCTCGGAGATGGCCCAGGCCATGATAAGGGCCTTGGTGCAGCTGACAGCTCTCGCCCTGCTTCTCTCCTTCGTTTTCCAGATGGAGGATTTCGCACCTTTGCTTTTAGTATTGGCCGTCATGTTGGCCTTCGCATCATTGACCTCGGCCCGCCGGGTCCGCGACCTGCCCAACGCATTCCGTGTGAGCCTCGTGTCCATCTTGGCCTCATCGGTCCTGACCATCACCGTGATGGTGGTCATCGGGACGTTGCCATTGCGTGGCGAATATCTCATTCCGTTGGGTGGAATGGTCATCGGCAATACCATGAACATCAACTCCCTGGCGCTTGACCGTCTGAGGGGCGAGGTGGTCAACCAGACGGCGCGGGTCGAGGCCGCTTTGGCCCTAGGGGCCCGCTACGATCAAGCGATCGCGCCCATGGTCCGCAAGGGTGTGCGGTCCTCGCTCATCCCTACCGTGGACAACATGAAGACCTTGGGACTGGTGTGGATACCGGGTCTCATGGCCGGTATGGTGCTGGCGGGAGCCGACCCCATGGAGGCGGCAGTGTTCCAGATAGTGATCTTCTCCATGATACTGGCATCGGGGGCCATCACCGCCGTTCTGTCCACAAGGTTGATGTCCAAAGAACTGTTCACCGAATCTCATCAATTGTCCTACCGTGGTTAG
- a CDS encoding DMT family transporter, which yields MVTDISPKTGAVLSTLLSSLMMGSSYVAVKMQVGSTNPFLLGAATMAVGSLALILYMFWRRIFTKAMLGRWEFWAASLANTCVVAPTYVGLTMTTASAGALIIGTNVIFVAFFSRLAFRESLSLHRTAGLVLAMMGLITLTTRWDPSTLEGTQMLGNLLMLTAAAGIGVVVIMSRVALRTLRPEQWTLGLHMFLPATLLALSFLIPLEGSLNLSALPVVMFVGLLCTTLPAVLWIGALKHLSVVSSATILLCESAFAVFLSWLVLGESIDAFVAIGAVMIFSAILIMARTD from the coding sequence ATGGTTACCGATATTTCCCCCAAGACCGGAGCAGTGCTCAGCACCCTGCTCTCCAGCCTGATGATGGGCTCCTCCTACGTGGCGGTAAAGATGCAGGTGGGCAGCACCAACCCCTTCCTGCTGGGAGCAGCGACCATGGCCGTCGGCTCCCTGGCATTGATATTATACATGTTCTGGAGAAGGATATTTACCAAGGCGATGCTGGGCCGTTGGGAATTCTGGGCGGCCTCCCTCGCTAACACCTGTGTGGTAGCACCCACCTATGTCGGTCTGACCATGACCACGGCATCGGCCGGAGCCTTGATAATTGGCACGAACGTGATATTCGTGGCGTTCTTCAGCCGCTTGGCCTTCAGAGAGAGCCTGAGCCTTCACCGGACCGCCGGTTTGGTCCTGGCCATGATGGGGCTGATAACCCTGACCACCCGTTGGGACCCTTCGACCTTGGAAGGCACACAGATGTTAGGCAACCTGCTCATGCTGACCGCGGCCGCGGGCATCGGTGTGGTGGTCATCATGTCCCGCGTGGCCTTACGTACCCTTCGGCCGGAGCAATGGACCCTGGGATTGCACATGTTCCTGCCGGCGACATTGCTGGCCCTTTCTTTCCTGATACCGTTAGAGGGTTCGTTGAACCTGTCGGCCCTGCCTGTGGTGATGTTCGTCGGTCTGTTATGCACCACGCTACCAGCGGTGCTGTGGATCGGGGCGCTCAAACATTTGAGCGTGGTCAGCTCCGCCACCATATTGCTATGTGAATCAGCCTTTGCCGTGTTCCTCAGCTGGCTGGTCCTTGGCGAGAGCATCGATGCCTTCGTGGCCATCGGTGCCGTGATGATATTCAGCGCTATCCTGATAATGGCAAGAACGGACTAG
- a CDS encoding helix-turn-helix domain-containing protein, translating into MQVLQTSRLLTDEYTAKILMATMGRPKSAFELSDALGIPIAACYRKIRVLEDAGLIHCSERRLTQAGKRISMYKSMVRNANISFERNKIRARIEMIDGSSTDDCLDIDLNAMFSESHA; encoded by the coding sequence ATGCAGGTACTGCAAACTTCGAGATTGCTGACCGATGAGTACACGGCGAAGATATTGATGGCCACTATGGGCCGCCCTAAGAGCGCCTTCGAATTGAGCGACGCCCTAGGCATCCCGATAGCCGCCTGTTACCGGAAGATCCGTGTGCTCGAAGATGCCGGACTGATCCATTGCTCCGAAAGACGATTGACCCAAGCGGGTAAGAGGATCAGCATGTACAAGTCGATGGTGCGCAATGCGAACATCTCCTTTGAAAGGAACAAGATACGAGCCCGTATCGAGATGATCGATGGAAGTAGCACCGATGACTGTCTAGACATAGATCTGAACGCCATGTTCAGTGAATCGCACGCTTAA
- the acs gene encoding acetate--CoA ligase, translating to MSDGNTIESVMEEIRRFPPSKEFSEKAYIKSMEQYNKMYKESIDDPEKFWGEMAAKELQWFAKWDRVHSWDVDNTIIKWFEGGKLNVSYNCLDRHLENGRKNKAAIIWQGENEDDVKIYTYQQLHTEVCRFANVLKSLGVKKGDRVSMYLPMIPELAIAMLACTRIGAVHSIVFGGFSSASLKDRIADCESKVLITADGNHRGSKFVPLKTNADAALERGTSVDKVVVVKRAGADCPMMPGRDMWWHDEMAKAARSCEPAWCDAEDPLFILYTSGSTGKPKGVVHSTAGYLLGTSITFKYVFDYHEDDTYWCTADIGWITGHSYVVYGPLCAGATTLMFEGIPTYPQVDRFWNIVEKFKVNIFYTAPTAIRSLMREGEKWPQSRDLSSLRVLASVGEPINPEAWMWYHKYVGNEKCPIMDTWWQTETGSLMITPLPGAITTKPGSATLPFFGVSPEVVKDDGTLAGVNEGGYLCITKPWPAIMRTVWGEHDRFKELYWTRFPGKYFTGDSARKDEEGYYWIMGRVDDVIKVSGHRIGAAEVESALVSHQSVAEAAIVPVPHPIKGEAIYAFVTLKTGVEETEQLRKELVTHVRKEVGPIATPEVIQFCPGMPKTRSGKIMRRILRKVATGTAEGLGDTSTLADPAILDVLIEGSRALSKK from the coding sequence ATGAGTGACGGAAATACCATCGAGAGCGTAATGGAAGAGATACGGCGATTTCCGCCGTCCAAGGAATTCAGCGAGAAGGCCTACATCAAGAGCATGGAGCAGTACAATAAAATGTACAAGGAGTCCATCGACGACCCGGAGAAGTTCTGGGGCGAGATGGCCGCCAAGGAGCTCCAATGGTTCGCCAAATGGGACCGTGTTCACAGCTGGGATGTTGATAACACCATAATCAAATGGTTCGAAGGCGGCAAATTGAACGTCTCCTACAACTGCCTGGACCGGCATCTGGAGAACGGCCGCAAGAACAAGGCGGCCATCATCTGGCAGGGAGAGAACGAGGATGATGTCAAGATCTACACCTACCAGCAGTTGCACACCGAAGTATGCCGCTTCGCCAACGTCCTGAAGTCGTTGGGCGTGAAGAAGGGCGACCGCGTTTCCATGTACCTCCCGATGATACCCGAGCTGGCCATCGCTATGCTGGCCTGCACCCGCATCGGCGCTGTGCACAGCATCGTGTTCGGAGGCTTCAGCTCTGCATCGCTCAAGGACCGCATCGCCGACTGCGAATCCAAGGTCCTCATAACCGCTGACGGTAACCACCGTGGTAGCAAGTTCGTGCCCCTGAAGACCAACGCCGACGCGGCATTGGAGAGGGGAACGTCGGTAGATAAGGTGGTCGTGGTCAAGCGGGCCGGGGCAGATTGCCCCATGATGCCCGGTCGGGACATGTGGTGGCATGACGAGATGGCCAAGGCCGCCCGGTCCTGTGAGCCGGCGTGGTGTGATGCTGAGGACCCGCTGTTCATCCTATACACCTCTGGATCGACCGGAAAGCCCAAGGGCGTGGTCCATAGTACCGCCGGCTACCTGCTCGGAACCAGTATCACATTCAAGTACGTCTTCGACTACCATGAGGACGACACCTACTGGTGCACGGCCGATATCGGTTGGATAACCGGGCACAGCTACGTCGTCTACGGTCCGCTCTGCGCTGGTGCGACCACCCTCATGTTCGAGGGCATCCCGACCTACCCACAGGTGGACCGCTTCTGGAACATCGTGGAGAAGTTCAAGGTCAACATATTCTACACCGCCCCCACCGCCATCCGCTCCCTGATGAGGGAGGGCGAGAAGTGGCCACAGAGTAGGGACCTGTCCTCGCTGCGGGTGCTCGCTTCCGTGGGCGAGCCCATAAACCCGGAGGCGTGGATGTGGTACCACAAGTACGTGGGGAACGAGAAGTGCCCCATCATGGACACCTGGTGGCAGACCGAGACCGGCTCCCTGATGATAACCCCGCTGCCGGGGGCCATAACCACGAAGCCCGGCTCAGCCACGTTGCCTTTCTTTGGCGTGAGTCCGGAGGTGGTCAAGGACGATGGGACCCTCGCCGGAGTGAACGAGGGCGGTTACCTATGCATAACCAAACCCTGGCCAGCCATCATGCGGACCGTGTGGGGAGAGCACGATCGCTTCAAGGAGCTATACTGGACCCGGTTCCCGGGCAAGTACTTCACCGGCGATTCCGCCCGCAAGGACGAAGAGGGATACTACTGGATCATGGGCCGTGTGGACGATGTGATCAAGGTCTCCGGGCACCGCATCGGCGCGGCTGAGGTGGAGAGCGCGCTGGTGTCCCACCAAAGCGTGGCCGAGGCAGCCATCGTTCCGGTGCCGCACCCCATCAAGGGAGAGGCCATCTACGCCTTCGTCACTTTGAAGACGGGAGTGGAAGAGACGGAACAGCTGCGCAAGGAGCTGGTGACCCATGTGCGAAAGGAGGTGGGACCGATAGCCACCCCGGAGGTCATACAGTTCTGCCCCGGAATGCCCAAGACCCGCAGCGGCAAGATCATGCGCCGCATATTGAGGAAGGTGGCCACCGGTACCGCGGAGGGGCTGGGAGACACCTCTACTCTAGCGGACCCCGCCATATTGGATGTGCTCATAGAAGGCAGCCGGGCCCTTTCCAAGAAGTGA
- a CDS encoding flippase gives MIGRRSFILFLSRLLSSALAFVGLYFMTRYLGKDIYGSVTWTLAFVATFNAVSDLGFGSAHIKRISEGQDLDDCVSTFAIIKLTLTGIMVAFILVSVFVWTSVLGGTLEETSTDLILLFVLFQVLFDISSIATATFQAKMEMAKLPLVTLIDPIVRVPLIIFVCVNFMGVIELAFTYVIGALAVAIMALYLLFRDHIKWRRPTLFRSYYKFALPLALIAIISVLSSTMDKLLLGFFWTSGEVGLYSAPQVFLGVFAAISTAVAALTFPSFSKLHSEGNLKQIRTLTRQAERYIMMIGLPVSIVIIMFPFEVCLVLLGPLFEESGKAIGIMAVTNLIMMLNAVHASQIIAVDRPDLSARITLMTFVVSLGMFLLFIPDSFLGFGLGLSFTGAAIALLIGTTFNFLVIRYVVWHLTGTTTDPRLALQLLAGVAAAVALALCGMFIEVSSWFMLVVFGLMSIGTFILTLYALKEFTREDYRFFMELANVKKMISYFKDELKKK, from the coding sequence GTGATCGGTAGAAGGTCCTTCATCCTGTTCCTGTCGAGGTTACTCTCCTCGGCTCTGGCTTTCGTAGGCCTATATTTCATGACCAGGTATCTAGGCAAGGACATATACGGATCTGTCACCTGGACATTGGCCTTCGTAGCCACCTTCAACGCCGTTTCCGACCTGGGCTTCGGCAGCGCGCACATCAAGAGGATATCGGAAGGGCAGGACCTGGATGATTGCGTCAGTACCTTCGCGATCATCAAGTTGACCTTGACCGGAATAATGGTGGCGTTCATACTCGTCTCTGTTTTCGTATGGACATCGGTCCTGGGAGGAACGCTGGAGGAGACCAGCACCGACCTCATATTGCTATTCGTCCTCTTCCAGGTGCTGTTCGACATATCATCGATAGCGACCGCCACCTTCCAGGCCAAGATGGAGATGGCCAAGTTGCCCCTGGTCACGTTGATCGACCCCATTGTAAGGGTGCCCCTGATCATCTTCGTCTGCGTCAACTTCATGGGGGTCATCGAGTTGGCCTTCACCTACGTGATCGGTGCTCTGGCGGTAGCGATAATGGCCCTGTACCTCCTGTTCAGGGACCACATCAAATGGCGACGGCCGACGCTCTTCCGTTCATATTACAAGTTCGCGTTGCCGTTGGCCCTCATCGCAATCATCAGTGTTTTGAGCAGTACGATGGACAAGTTGCTCCTGGGCTTCTTCTGGACCTCCGGGGAGGTTGGGCTGTATTCCGCTCCCCAGGTGTTCCTGGGAGTATTTGCGGCCATCAGCACTGCCGTGGCCGCTCTCACTTTCCCCTCCTTCTCCAAATTGCATTCCGAAGGGAATCTCAAACAGATCAGGACCTTGACCAGACAGGCGGAGAGATACATTATGATGATCGGACTGCCAGTGAGCATCGTCATCATCATGTTCCCCTTCGAGGTCTGTTTAGTGCTTCTCGGACCTTTGTTCGAGGAATCTGGGAAGGCCATCGGCATCATGGCGGTGACCAATCTTATCATGATGCTCAATGCGGTGCACGCATCACAAATAATCGCCGTGGACCGTCCGGACCTTTCGGCCCGCATCACCCTAATGACATTCGTAGTGAGCCTGGGGATGTTCCTGCTTTTCATACCAGACTCCTTCCTCGGATTCGGGTTAGGGTTATCCTTTACCGGAGCGGCCATTGCCCTGTTGATCGGTACCACCTTCAACTTCCTGGTCATACGTTACGTAGTGTGGCATCTGACCGGTACCACCACCGACCCAAGATTAGCGCTACAGTTGCTGGCCGGCGTGGCGGCAGCGGTGGCCTTGGCATTATGCGGTATGTTCATAGAGGTCAGCAGCTGGTTCATGCTGGTGGTTTTCGGTCTGATGTCGATAGGGACATTCATTCTGACCCTGTACGCATTGAAGGAGTTCACTCGTGAGGACTATCGCTTCTTCATGGAGCTGGCGAACGTAAAGAAGATGATCTCCTACTTCAAGGACGAGCTGAAGAAAAAGTAA